Within Sebastes fasciatus isolate fSebFas1 chromosome 19, fSebFas1.pri, whole genome shotgun sequence, the genomic segment GACAGCGTTGAACCATAACAAGGCCAATGTCTCTGTCGTCTGATCCAGCCGGTTACAACACACAACAGAGCATCAGGAAAGTTGATCTAACTAAACACCCAACTGCACATAACCCTAAATGATAGTCTAGACTGGGTAGATGGTTGTCTGGCTGGCGGCTAGGAAGCTACACATCAGCAGCTCGAGCAGCTAACAGCTGGCCTGACTACGTAACCAACGTGTCATGTTCCTCTAGcctgctaatgttagctcatCCAGCTAGCAGTAGCTTCTGTATGCTAGCTGGagaactgtctgtctgtcagtgaaAATACACCTACCCATGTCAGGAGGCTTTCACACAGCTCCACACGATCCAAGGGCCCCGATGTAGTCATCGTTAACTAACGTAGAGCGACTTTGAGTGGTGAACAGAGCCTGAAGTTAACAGTtcacaggcttcatgtactcccgacgtctctctctctctgtcggcTCTCTGTCGGCTCTCTGTCGGCCAATAGTCGGGTTCGCTGCTTAGCCAGTCCGGCGTCTGCCGGAGGAGGACTGGGGCGGGGGGCGGAGTCTGTAGTGCATAAAGGAAAActcccagaaaaaaaaactccatgtTGAGCAATTTAGCCATGGGACATGAATGACACATAAAAGGTGTGTATGGAAGTTTTTaatggactttattagttgtaattcACAGAAGACAACAaatatgtaccatgatctgcaaatatttcactatccacaaacatgtatttttgtatttgtgttgtgtaaagtcacattcacaaaaatacagggcgatttgcaaatacgcataactaTACTCTGTAAATAcctattttaaggtttacatgtaaagtgatatttacacatttgtgcatctatttctacacgtggaatgCTATTTGtgcatttgcagatcgctttCCTGTGTATTTGTGGGCTATTTGACATTTACAacttccctcctgtttgtttacagaattttgtccgattggtaccgcagcagatctgtagataatagttgtaatccacagaagacaattcacaaatatgtcccatgatctgcaaatatttcactacccacaaacgtatttttgtatttgtgttgtgtaaagtcacatccacaaaaatacggggcgatttgcaaatacacaagactgttttgcaagacgggcttcactagatataactttgtggttttggtgcttcggtgtagtttgtgttggagtctgagtctgaacagcgtagccacacgtgagcgcgcacgggacaccgacccggattgatttatacgtgtaagaagttacgaACATTCCCTTTAAGTAATTGCCATGGAGACAACTTTGGACCTTCGGGGCCCCAGACCTTCAGCATCTGGTCTTCCTTGCTTGTGGCGCAGCCAGAGAAAGAAAAGGCATTAGCATGGGCTATGTGGGCacaaatagaataaatatgttAGGAGTCATCTGTTACAGATTTCTGACAAAACTAGTAATTTAAGGCAGTGGATCCCAACCTGAGGTCGCATGATAATTGGAGGGGTCATGAGAGGATTACCAGCATaggaaaacagaaaatgtatttatgctACACAAAATAACATATATCTAacctctgctttttttttttttttgtactaatTACTGGATAAGTTTACCTCTTAAGGTCTCTACAATAATGTTCAGTTAAAACAAGGAAGAAGTGCACTCATGGAAGTGGTCTGAATAGCTGTCTCATCTGCACCTCTTCATTGAACAGTGTCAGAGCCAAGTTTGGGAAAATGTGCAGCGCTCACTTTAGAACAAAGATGGGGTGGTTGTGCGCAGAGACAAGTCTGTATACCATGCTTGGACAGATTTGTCTGGAGCATCACATGACCACCAAGCTCAATGTCATGGCAAGTTTACTGACTGACATATTTTTATGGATTCCATCAACAAAGACCATGTTATTGTTTCAAAGCATCAGTGGAAAACCCTTGATCTTGAGAAAGGCAGAAAGAGTATGTGACATTTTTGAAATTCTGATGCACTGACTCCTCCGGCACCTATATAGTATTTACCCACCAGGATATATAAGACTCTCACCTAACCGGTTCTCTGCTGGAGAAGAGCAGATACATTTACAAGACATGCTGCTTTCATTGGCTTCAGTCTGGCTATCACAAACAAAAGGGTGGCGGTTGCTCAAACACCCCTGAGACAAACTGGAGGAGACGCTGATCAGTAAGGACAGCGAGAAGGAATGACAACGCTCGGCATGTGCCATACCTTTAACATGACAACATGACATTCCGAGAGGGAAATCCTTTTTCATTAATCTGAAGCTGTCAAACAAACTGAATGGATTTTACAGTTGACTATTAATCCGCCACATGAGCCTCAAcccccttcttcttctactaTTCATGAACTTGAAGGCCAGTGCTTGCTCAGCAAATAAGAGCCCCAAGAAAGCAAATGGCCTGGATACAATTTCAGTTCCCACTGTGAAGCAGCCATTTTTCATCCTGAAGGTCAGAACCCCTCATGGACTCACAGTAACTTTAGGGTGCCAAGGAAACCTTAAcaggaacagaaaaaaaaaaatcatatttctaCGAATTTGAGAGATTATCTACTCTTGATTGTCTCTATTTTGCTGTTTCATCCGCAGCATGTAGAATCATTTTTTGGCCTCTCCTCTGTTAGACAAATAATattagaattagggctgtcaatcaattaaaatatttaattgagattaatcacgattgtccatagttgatcacgattaatcgcaaatgaatcacacatttttatctgttccaaatgtactttaaagggagatttttcaagtttttaatactgttatcgacatgggagtggggcaaatatgcttgctttttgcaaatgtatgtttatatttattattggaaatcaattaataacacaaaacaatgacacatattgtccaaaactctcacaggtactgcatttaacataaaaaatatgctcaaatcctaacatggcaaactgcagcccaacaggcaacaacagctgtcagtgtgtcagtgtgctgacttgactatgacttgccccaaactgcatgtgattatcataaagtgggcatgtctgtaaaggggagactcgtgggtacccatagaacccattttcaggtcaagggaccactttgaaaacaCGTTAAcgctgacagccctaattagaatataataataatttaaggGGTCTCAAATCAAAAAGGTTGAGAATGAGAACTGCATCTTTACTGTGGACCAGCATCCCTTAGCTTAATAGAGCTCTTCCATCAATCACGTCAACAGCTGAAGATTCCACTCATTCATTTTACACCCATCTAGAAAATGTTACCTCTCCAAATAGGTTTATAGccattgcattcatttttaaatattgatCAACGTTTTAATTCACTAACAGGTTAAAAATTAGGACACTGACGTTCCAAAAAATGATTGAAGAATCTGAAAAGCTTTGTGGTTTGCAGAGTTGTTCATCCACTGACTCTGAGCCTTAGGACTGTAACAAACATCTAAACTCACAGTTATCTTTAAAAggtagtgtgtaggatttagcggcatctagtggtgtggttgcagattgcaaccaactgaccTCTGCagactcctccctttccaagactgcagtaaggTGAGCCGaggagtgcaaaaccgtggtaacgccgtttgcctcgctcagagaccatccttaccgtaataacactactttaggagcaacggaagtcagacggcgactGGCGTTACCGTGGTTTTGCattctgcggctcacgttaccgcagtttcacaagcgggtttggagaactacggtggaatccaggtaacgtaaaaacgtgaaaggctctctctagagccagtgtttggtttgtctgttctgggctactgtagaaacatggcacagcaacatggtggactccgtgaagaggacccgctccgatATGAAGGGTTtgttctaagctaacgaaaacaaaataattgttaagttttcaggtgattatacactaatgaaacatagtttttttatattccatttctgctgatagatcccctgaaatgttacacactgttcctttaaagggcaAGGTAACATTCACAACTCGAGCGAGTTCAACATGACTACTCTTTGATACCCTTAGTTTGCCTTATTGAGAAGTTATTATGCGATGGTCAGGTTGTCCGGTGCATCGTCAGTTCATGTGGATGTGTGCAGAAAGGTTAAGATCTGATCAATAAATGTAAACAGTTGGAAGTAAAATGATTTTCACGCAAGCACGAAAAGCCGTTTTTTCCAAGTCATAATGAATATGCATAGTCACAGGTTATTTAAATAAGTGCATTATCAGTTTAATTGACTGAACAGGCTGAAATAGCCACAGTAGGATGGTTCTAGTAAACACAAGTCGACAATCTGGATGCAGACAGCCAACTTTAAATGCATATATAATCAAGACACTGTCATTAATACAGTACATCCAAGATCACATTATGGTACACATTAAGAATGATATGTTACATTAACCAAATAACTGCTTTTGGCGATGCTGTCATGGAATTGGCTGGTAGTAATGTTCATTTAAGATTGTCCCTCAAGTACTTgattagaccacagaccatcCTTATGCTGTGTTGTCGTTCGCCTTGATGTCATTCAATCTATGAACTATTAACGGTGAATTCTATATACAGAGTCAACATTCAGCTGACCCCTTCTCCAGTGATTAAGTAACATCCCAGGCTTCAAATTAAACCTCTCCGAGTGAACCAGCATTATTGATCCAACTGTCCTGTGATTCAGTCTTCATATGTCCACCTCAGATGCATGCGTCCCCTCTTCCCGAGCCTGGTATGAGCAAGCCGAGGCCTCCTTTTTATATAAGAGTGAACACCTAGCCATTCAGTCTCTGCGTGACCACCTCTCTGTACATGATAGAGATGTACACGAAGAGAAGCAGGATCACGAAGAAATCGTCCATGAATCCCAGCAGACCGAACAGCGCCTCGGGCAAGATGTCGAGCGGCGAGACCAGGTAGGTGATCGCTCCCACTAGGCAGAGGAGAATCCGGATCCTGAACATCCAGAAGAGGCCACCCACGGAGAACATCTCCCTAAAGGCGTGACGAAGCAGGGTGGGCACATCTCGCAGCCTGTCCATATACTGAGAGgacaagaggagagaaaatgttaTGAGAAGTTCTACATATAATCCCCCGATTATAATGCACTGCACAAGTCAGAGTCTCATTTGCATACTTGTATCTTTTACccttagactgtatatatatatagatggacgacacgtCTCCACTTGCTCCCAATATACAAAAtcaaagccaaaatatcccagagagtctgcgcagtagtgatcggggggctggagccgcggtatcgatgTCCCGCCCAcacttcacttttggggagctgtcatgtcgtccatctttatatacagtctgtgcttTTACCAGCAGAGCCACAGATTATAGGggaaattaataagaaaatgatctttcactttttttttttaacactcaaAAGCATAGTAACTCATACCGCttttaacatattttaataacttttgtAACAGGGCAACAGAAATGTTTTTAGTAGCACTTATTTCTATTTCAAGAATTGTTGCTGATCACAAATATGTACACGTaatttaaatacaaatattgtAAAGGAAGCCAAGTTAACCTTTAAATACTGCAGCCTAAATAATGTATCTGGCTATAGTATACTCACAGATCTTGGCTGGCCTGAGAACCTGCGGTTGTAATCGTTGATGTCTGCTAATATGAGCTGAGGTTCTACCTCGCCATCCTGGACCCTCTCAGGAGTGGATTGCTCATGAAATAGTGGGAAGAGCAACGTTACCTGCGCaaggaggggggaaaaaacgtAACAAATAACAACATACTGATGCCAAAAAGGAATTTTTTGGCATCCCATACatgaataaaaatatatgaatgAGGAGAGAGTGACAGCGTGCACCCATGATTTTGACAATGACTAACAGCTACCTGTCAGGTATCTACAAAATGGTAATATAAAAGCTCAGGTTAACCATTCTACATCCAACATGTATTACAAATCTCACCATTTGTCTGCAGATGGGGCAGTTAATAGCACCCAGCCATGTGCCATACCTCCAGTAGGCTATAATGCAGGAGCCTATGCAGGAAAAAGGCAGCACTTTACAACATGAACACAGCATAAGCACAGATAAAAGAACTAATAACTATTTTAAGACATACACTGTAGTCCTTCTGTGTATTATCTAACGCTTAGCCATGTCAGCAACAGAATGCAGCTAAGAAAACATACTCAAGTAGGGACAATTACATTACTACAATCTGTACAACAGTTTTACCACAGAAAAGGTGTCCACAGTTGGTTTCCACAGGCAGAATAGCctgctgcagacacacaggACAAGACATGTCTGCGTAATACTGCTGCCTGGACTCCGACTGAGGATTTTCATCCTGATAGAAAGAAATCACATACATCAAAAAAATCAAGAACTGATGTGAAAGTTTAACATGCGAGTAATCATGGAACAATTTCATCTCCTCGTTGAAATAATAAACATCATACAGATGTATTCAAAAATAATCAGCAATCCTGCAAAACTATAAAGGGAATTACCTTTTCTGTGTAGAATTTGTTGATGGttaattaaaatatgtatttatattgctTGTATGCGTACCTGCTCTGTCTGGAGCTGTTGTCGGACGGCTCGAACATGCTCCTGATTCTCAGGGTGAATGTTCTGCTGCTCTTGTCTGCAAGAAGGGCCAAAAGGCAGACATTTGGCATCATAATATTCCTCGGCTGAAGCTAATGAGTTTAACAGGATATAAAGAAGCTATGCAAACTGACGAGACGATTTCCATTTAGCAAATTATACAGAAAGCTGATGCAAAAACACCAAGCAAAGTTTTGGTAACAGTATAATTATTTTGTCAGCTACAAGCTACATTCAAAAGCACAGCTCTGTTTCATTGTATTACTAAATCTGAAATACCATTTCTATCACACAGATAATCATGAACAGAAGAAACAGCAATGCAcagaagagatgcaaaactaagCTTGCAGTACAGGCTGTTTAAATTTGAATTATAGAAAGATGTATAATACAGTAGTTAAATGTTAGGGGCATTATTTTTGTCTGAATAATCCATAATTTGCAATAGATAACATCAGGAATTTGGATTTGAATTTACCTGCATAGCAGAGTGAGGAGGCCTGCAAGGAAGGTGAAACTGAGCACCACAACAAATAAGACCTGGTTGCTAACACCTTCAATGAGGGTGTCCTCATCTTGGATCATGTAGTCCACGTCCCCACATTGACCGTCCTCCATCACCCACACTCATAGCCTACAACACTACAAAAACACAGAGGCAAAAAATAGAGGTTAGCATTTCACTggacactgtaaaaaaaagaagaaaaaaaagagcaaaataaTATAACAACATGCTTAGCTATATAACTGCATAAAGTAACAAACGCTAACTGCCATTGCTATCAAtgagctttatttgtatagcacatttcagcaacagggcaattcaaagtgctttacataaacattcgagaacattgcgacaaagtgcaaaagaacattaagacataattaaaacagttataaaaacattaaagattagaaaataaaaacaagctgaaaataaaagctaggatagaagctaaaatataatataacacacaagagtaaaagctctagtgcagtatataagatcattatctggtttaatagaaggcagcagcaaacaggaaagtttagATTTagaagaactcagagttggagttggtcctgcaggtttctgggagcttgttccaaatatttggtgcataaaaactgaacgctgcttcttctgcacgtttagttgtgactctgggggacactaagcagacctgatccagatgacctgagaggtctggatggttcataacatagcagaagatcagaaatgtactttggccctaaaccatttagtgctttgaaaaccagcaggagtattttgaaatcaattctctgagagacagggagccagtgtggagacctcagaactggactgatatgatccactttcttggtcttagtgaggactctagcagctgcagctgtctgtttGATTCTTtgaggaagaccagtaaagatgtccttacagtagtcaagtcggctgacgataaatgcatggactagtttttctagtttaatgAGAGCCAAGAACATGTCATTTCTAATTCATCAGTATGTTTCAGATTTAAGGTATGGAAAAGGTGATATTTTAACAGTATTAAGCTACACACTAACATTAGTTAACTATCTGCAGCATTAGCTAGTGAGACTTGAAACCTTCTTATCGTTCGCTCACATTGTCAAGTCAGACTGAAGGTTCAAATATTACCTTTATGTTAAGGCAAAGGCTATGGCAGCAGTGGACACTTGCTTATTTGCATTTAACAGGAGTGtgtgtattaaattaaataaggaTTAATGAATTTTGCAAAGacccaaaaaaataatttgttcttatatatacttattttgtaataatgtgtattttttttctatttcaaaaGGTTTTTCACCTAATGACTAATGGCTAATACTATTCCAGCTTTCAACTCAACCTACAAAATAAAGGAGGGAAAAAGGAAACGCTGTTTTGTCATTGAGTGGATTCCAGTTAAAAAATCCTCAAGTGGATGTTTCAATCTCTCTCAAGTTGGGATACTGCACACATTAAGCACTAACTTGACACACATCAAAAGGTGACATTTTCAGTATTAAGCTACATACTAACATAGAAAGTGAAACCTTCTTATCATCAGCTCACATCCAACAAACTAGCTCGCATTGCTGCACTATTGACCAAATTGTTGTCAAACCAAGATCCCAAAATATAACCATGAagccgttgttgttgtttactttcCTGACATTATCACTTAGCACTGCCTGCCATCAGCTTACAATTAAGTCCCTGTACTCACACCAGCTAGCTTAAGTTTAGCATGATCGCCTAATAGCCTTGACTGGATGACGATAACCTACCAATAAGAAGTCCTGCTTTCTGTTAAAGGCTTCACCTGCCAACTCCATTCACTGTCTCGAGCCTCGACACGTGTTCTCTCCACCAGTGACAGACTTTAGAGACGCAGTACCGTTGCAGTATGGTGAAGTGCGTTTGCATCAGCTTTGCAGGCTGGTTGGTGTTGTTGCAGTTTGTtgcttccttttcctcctcctcctcttcttcgttttatttttctgcttcttcatcttcatctttggtgtttattggaggttggcaaaccatcttagaggtgcattaccacCACCAtgtggactggagtgtggaacaggagattgtgcagaaacaaaataaaaaataaaataaatacaaataaataataataataataataataataaggaaatctctag encodes:
- the rnf170 gene encoding E3 ubiquitin-protein ligase RNF170, whose product is MEDGQCGDVDYMIQDEDTLIEGVSNQVLFVVVLSFTFLAGLLTLLCRQEQQNIHPENQEHVRAVRQQLQTEQDENPQSESRQQYYADMSCPVCLQQAILPVETNCGHLFCGSCIIAYWRYGTWLGAINCPICRQMVTLLFPLFHEQSTPERVQDGEVEPQLILADINDYNRRFSGQPRSYMDRLRDVPTLLRHAFREMFSVGGLFWMFRIRILLCLVGAITYLVSPLDILPEALFGLLGFMDDFFVILLLFVYISIMYREVVTQRLNG